The proteins below are encoded in one region of Sphingomonas sp.:
- a CDS encoding biosynthetic peptidoglycan transglycosylase, with translation MGQFLPKWPIDSVPPPDMVGGGGFMFRSCLFRLLSAPLFMLVLLGAYEGVVVWRAQQRTPAILAAASRPFKLAELPESRRAALLAVEDPGFYRHHGVDLWTPGAGLTSIPQALVKRLYFGDFKPGFASIEQALIARYAFDPALSKDDQLELFLNQASFGKVDGREIIGFPAAARLYYGRDMAELSEREYLSLVAMLIAPGMLDPREHEAANEHRVRKIEALLAGRCKPANLFDVQYGECPSS, from the coding sequence ATGGGACAATTCCTGCCCAAATGGCCCATCGACAGCGTGCCGCCGCCCGATATGGTCGGCGGCGGGGGTTTCATGTTCCGCTCGTGCCTGTTCCGGCTCCTTTCGGCGCCGCTCTTCATGCTCGTCCTGCTCGGCGCCTATGAGGGCGTCGTGGTGTGGCGCGCCCAGCAGCGCACCCCCGCGATCCTCGCCGCCGCCAGCCGCCCGTTCAAGCTCGCCGAGCTTCCCGAGAGCCGCCGCGCGGCGCTGCTCGCGGTCGAGGACCCCGGCTTTTACAGGCATCACGGCGTGGACTTGTGGACCCCCGGCGCCGGGCTCACCTCGATTCCCCAAGCCTTGGTCAAGCGACTCTATTTCGGCGATTTCAAGCCGGGGTTCGCCTCGATCGAGCAGGCGCTGATCGCGCGATACGCCTTCGATCCGGCGCTATCCAAGGACGACCAGCTCGAGCTCTTCCTCAACCAGGCGAGCTTCGGCAAGGTCGATGGCCGGGAGATCATCGGCTTCCCCGCCGCCGCGCGCCTCTATTACGGACGCGACATGGCGGAACTATCCGAGCGCGAATATCTGAGCCTCGTCGCGATGCTGATCGCTCCCGGCATGCTCGATCCGCGCGAGCACGAAGCCGCCAACGAGCACCGCGTCCGCAAGATCGAAGCGTTGCTCGCCGGCCGCTGCAAGCCCGCCAATCTGTTCGACGTGCAATATGGCGAATGCCCTAGCTCTTGA
- a CDS encoding aspartate aminotransferase family protein — protein sequence MPITPLMPVYPRCGVRPVRGEGVYLYGEQGEQYLDFAAGIAVNALGHGHPHLTKAIADQAATLMHVSNLYGSPQGEALAQRIVDNSFADTVFFTNSGVEAIECAIKTARRYHYVGGNPQRHKLITFKNAFHGRSIGAISATDQAKMRDGFEPLLPGFDYVKFNDLEGALARIDGETAGFLVETVQGEGGMTAGTPEFIQGLRKACDEHGLLLILDEIQCGYGRTGKMWAYEHYGITPDIMTVAKGIGGGFPLGACLATEEAAKGMVIGTHGSTYGGNPLAMAAGQAVLDVMLEPDFLPHVEKMGDRLRAAFEQLIPNHDHLFEEIRGKGLMLGIKMKDSVVSRDFVAHLRDNHGLLTVAAGENVFRVLPPLVINEDHIAECVERLSAGARSFAPPSDD from the coding sequence GTGCCTATCACCCCGCTCATGCCCGTTTACCCACGGTGCGGTGTGCGGCCGGTGCGAGGCGAGGGCGTCTATCTCTATGGCGAGCAGGGCGAGCAATATCTCGATTTCGCCGCGGGCATCGCCGTCAACGCGCTGGGTCATGGCCATCCGCATTTGACCAAGGCGATTGCCGATCAGGCCGCGACGCTGATGCACGTGTCGAACCTCTATGGCAGCCCGCAGGGCGAGGCGCTGGCGCAGCGGATCGTCGATAACTCGTTCGCCGATACGGTGTTTTTCACCAACAGCGGCGTCGAGGCGATTGAGTGCGCGATCAAGACCGCGCGGCGCTATCATTACGTGGGCGGCAATCCGCAGCGCCACAAGCTGATCACCTTCAAGAACGCCTTTCACGGTCGCTCGATTGGCGCGATCTCGGCGACCGACCAGGCCAAGATGCGCGACGGCTTCGAGCCGCTGCTGCCGGGCTTCGACTATGTGAAGTTCAACGATCTGGAGGGCGCGCTCGCCAGGATCGACGGCGAGACCGCCGGTTTCCTCGTCGAGACGGTGCAGGGCGAAGGCGGCATGACCGCGGGCACCCCCGAATTCATCCAGGGCCTGCGCAAGGCGTGTGACGAGCATGGCCTGCTGCTGATCCTCGACGAGATCCAGTGCGGCTATGGCCGCACCGGCAAGATGTGGGCCTATGAGCATTACGGCATCACCCCCGACATCATGACCGTGGCCAAGGGCATCGGCGGCGGCTTCCCGCTCGGCGCCTGCCTCGCCACCGAAGAGGCCGCCAAGGGCATGGTGATCGGCACCCACGGCTCGACCTATGGCGGCAACCCGCTGGCGATGGCGGCGGGGCAGGCGGTGCTCGACGTGATGCTCGAGCCCGATTTCCTGCCGCACGTCGAGAAGATGGGCGACCGCCTCCGCGCCGCGTTCGAGCAGCTGATCCCCAATCACGATCATCTGTTCGAGGAAATCCGCGGCAAGGGCCTGATGCTCGGGATCAAGATGAAGGACAGTGTCGTCAGCCGCGACTTCGTGGCGCATCTGCGCGACAATCACGGGCTGCTGACCGTGGCGGCGGGCGAGAATGTGTTCCGCGTGCTGCCGCCGCTGGTCATCAACGAGGATCACATCGCCGAATGCGTCGAGCGGCTGAGTGCGGGAGCGCGGTCGTTCGCGCCGCCGAGCGATGACTGA
- a CDS encoding GcrA family cell cycle regulator, translating to MSWTDERIDTLKKMWDSGLTATQIAEELGGVSRNAVIGKAHRLGLPARPSPVKPNEAKAAAKAQAAPAAPKPAPAAAPAPAAPAPAPRIDATTSTPSATGELAGAPKAAEGPVMRSVGPGGFLRQNPGEQSAPITPAPPRRLVPAKPSEAIAGKTSLLDLNDRICKWPLGHPGEPDFHFCGDKVNPGFPYCVAHCGHAYQAQLPRRDRRPPPPLPFGGPRVR from the coding sequence GTGAGCTGGACCGACGAGCGTATCGATACGCTGAAGAAGATGTGGGATTCGGGCCTGACCGCCACCCAGATCGCCGAAGAGCTGGGCGGCGTCAGCCGCAACGCCGTGATCGGCAAGGCGCACCGCCTGGGCCTTCCCGCGCGCCCGTCGCCGGTGAAGCCCAACGAAGCCAAGGCCGCCGCGAAAGCCCAGGCGGCCCCCGCCGCGCCCAAGCCAGCGCCCGCCGCCGCGCCGGCGCCTGCCGCGCCCGCGCCGGCGCCGCGCATCGACGCGACCACTTCGACCCCGAGCGCCACCGGCGAGCTCGCCGGCGCGCCCAAGGCCGCCGAAGGCCCGGTGATGCGCTCGGTCGGCCCCGGCGGCTTCCTCCGCCAGAATCCCGGCGAGCAATCCGCGCCGATCACGCCGGCGCCGCCGCGCCGCCTGGTCCCCGCCAAGCCCAGCGAGGCGATCGCCGGCAAGACCAGCCTGCTCGATCTCAACGACCGCATCTGCAAATGGCCGCTCGGTCATCCCGGCGAGCCCGATTTCCATTTCTGCGGCGACAAGGTGAACCCGGGCTTCCCCTATTGCGTCGCGCATTGCGGCCATGCCTATCAGGCGCAGCTGCCGCGCCGCGACCGCCGTCCGCCGCCGCCCTTGCCGTTCGGCGGCCCGCGGGTCCGCTAA
- a CDS encoding ABC transporter permease has protein sequence MSSQPEIGQNLPEPGVPVIRNVNWGGLRTLYIKEVRRFFKVQLQTVWAPAVTTLMFLVIFSVALGGGGRTVSLQGQEIHFPDFIAPGLIMMGMLNNAFANSSFSLLVGKIQGTIVDYLMPPLSTAELLAAMVGGAVTRAFCVGATVWLAMALWPGVTVTPHHLWAILWFGLLGSIFLSFMGVLTSVWAEKFDHAAAVTNFVVGPLTLLSGTFYSVERLSPVFQAISHANPFFYIISGFRYGFLGVADSPIVLGSAVILGLDIVLGLVCYALLRSGWKIKS, from the coding sequence ATGTCCAGCCAGCCTGAAATCGGTCAAAACCTTCCCGAGCCCGGCGTTCCGGTGATCCGCAACGTAAATTGGGGAGGGCTTCGTACCCTCTATATCAAGGAGGTGCGCCGATTCTTCAAGGTGCAGCTCCAGACGGTGTGGGCGCCGGCGGTGACGACGCTGATGTTTCTGGTCATTTTCTCAGTCGCGCTCGGCGGCGGCGGGCGGACGGTGAGCTTGCAGGGGCAGGAGATTCACTTCCCCGATTTCATCGCGCCCGGGCTGATCATGATGGGCATGCTCAACAACGCCTTCGCCAATTCGAGCTTCTCGCTGCTGGTCGGCAAGATCCAGGGGACCATCGTCGATTATCTGATGCCGCCGCTTTCGACCGCGGAACTGCTCGCGGCGATGGTCGGCGGCGCGGTGACGCGGGCGTTTTGCGTCGGCGCCACGGTGTGGCTGGCGATGGCGCTGTGGCCGGGGGTAACGGTCACCCCGCATCATCTTTGGGCGATCCTGTGGTTCGGCCTGCTCGGATCGATATTCCTGTCGTTCATGGGCGTGCTGACCTCGGTCTGGGCCGAGAAGTTCGATCATGCCGCGGCGGTGACCAACTTCGTCGTCGGGCCGCTGACGCTGCTTTCGGGCACCTTCTATTCGGTCGAGCGGCTGTCGCCGGTGTTTCAGGCGATCAGCCACGCCAATCCGTTTTTCTACATCATCTCGGGCTTCCGCTACGGCTTTCTCGGCGTCGCCGATTCGCCGATCGTGCTGGGCAGCGCGGTGATCCTCGGGCTCGACATCGTCCTCGGGCTCGTCTGCTACGCGCTCCTGCGCAGCGGCTGGAAGATCAAGAGCTAG